In Mycolicibacterium phocaicum, one DNA window encodes the following:
- a CDS encoding alpha/beta hydrolase translates to MATTRSERSFDGIGGTKIVYDVWVPATDPTGVVVLSHGFGEHARRYDHVAQRFGEAGLITFALDHRGHGRSGGKRVLVRDISEYTGDFHHLVGIATAEYPELKRVVLGHSMGGGIVFAYGVEHPDDYHLMVLSGPAVDARSQVGLPLALAAKLLGSILPGLPAQSLPFDAVSRDPEVVAAYNADPLVYHGKVPAGVGKVLIGVGETMPQRAAALTAPLLVVHGEDDKLVPVAGSRKLVECVGSSDVALKVYPELYHEVFNEPEKAVVLDDVVSWIEVRL, encoded by the coding sequence ATGGCCACGACCCGCAGCGAACGTAGCTTCGACGGTATCGGCGGCACCAAGATCGTCTACGACGTCTGGGTGCCCGCGACCGACCCGACGGGCGTGGTGGTGCTGTCCCACGGTTTCGGTGAGCACGCGCGTCGCTACGACCATGTCGCGCAACGGTTCGGTGAGGCCGGTCTGATCACCTTCGCGCTCGACCACCGCGGCCATGGCCGCTCGGGCGGCAAGCGCGTGCTGGTCCGCGACATCTCCGAGTACACCGGCGACTTCCACCACCTGGTCGGTATCGCGACCGCCGAATACCCCGAGCTGAAGCGCGTCGTACTCGGCCACAGCATGGGCGGCGGCATCGTGTTCGCGTACGGCGTCGAGCACCCCGACGACTATCACCTCATGGTGCTGTCCGGTCCCGCGGTCGACGCCCGGTCCCAGGTCGGCCTGCCGTTGGCGCTGGCGGCGAAGCTGCTGGGCTCCATCCTGCCCGGGCTGCCCGCGCAGAGCCTGCCGTTCGACGCGGTGTCGCGTGATCCCGAGGTGGTCGCGGCCTACAACGCCGACCCGCTCGTGTATCACGGCAAGGTGCCCGCCGGGGTGGGCAAGGTGCTGATCGGGGTCGGCGAGACCATGCCGCAGCGCGCCGCTGCCCTCACCGCACCGCTGCTGGTGGTGCACGGCGAGGACGACAAGCTGGTTCCGGTGGCCGGCAGCCGCAAGCTGGTGGAGTGCGTCGGCTCGTCGGACGTGGCGCTGAAGGTCTACCCGGAGCTGTATCACGAGGTGTTCAACGAGCCCGAGAAGGCAGTGGTGCTCGACGACGTCGTCAGCTGGATCGAAGTGCGACTGTGA
- a CDS encoding NDMA-dependent alcohol dehydrogenase has translation MKTKGALLWEVNSPFQVEEIDLGDPVADEVQIQMHAAGMCHSDYHLTTGATPMPLPCLGGHEGAGVVTKVGKNVTGIEEGDHVILAFIPACGSCPPCMKGFRSLCDRGAVLLGGKSIADGTNRIHARGKEVAAMNLLGTFAPYMTVHKDSVVKIDKDIPFESAAIMGCAVPTGFGSATNVAQVQPGETVAIVGVGGIGMSALQGAVISGAKHVIAIDPNPWKREQAIKFGATHVYASMAEAIAPMIDLTWGLMADKVIIAVGEMKGEYIEEAMILTAKTGTCVVTGMGSMMDADVKLNLFLFTMLQKTLKGNIFGGGSSHIETPRLAALYKSGLLNIDDMITRTYKLEDINQGYQDMLDGNNIRGVVTFDESDW, from the coding sequence ATGAAGACCAAAGGCGCTCTGCTGTGGGAAGTGAACTCCCCGTTCCAGGTCGAGGAGATCGACCTCGGTGACCCCGTTGCCGACGAAGTACAGATCCAGATGCATGCCGCGGGCATGTGCCACTCCGACTACCACCTGACCACCGGCGCCACCCCGATGCCGCTGCCCTGCCTCGGCGGGCACGAGGGCGCGGGCGTCGTCACCAAGGTCGGAAAGAACGTCACCGGCATCGAAGAGGGCGACCACGTCATCCTCGCGTTCATCCCGGCCTGTGGCTCCTGCCCGCCGTGCATGAAGGGCTTCCGCTCGCTGTGCGACCGCGGCGCCGTCCTGCTGGGTGGCAAGTCGATCGCCGACGGCACCAATCGCATCCACGCCCGCGGCAAAGAGGTCGCGGCGATGAACCTGCTGGGCACCTTTGCGCCGTACATGACGGTCCACAAGGACTCCGTCGTCAAGATCGACAAGGACATCCCGTTCGAGTCCGCCGCCATCATGGGCTGCGCGGTGCCGACCGGCTTCGGCTCCGCCACCAACGTCGCGCAGGTCCAGCCCGGTGAGACCGTCGCCATCGTCGGCGTCGGCGGCATCGGCATGAGCGCGCTGCAGGGCGCGGTGATCTCCGGCGCCAAGCACGTCATCGCCATCGACCCCAACCCGTGGAAGCGCGAACAGGCCATCAAGTTCGGTGCGACGCACGTGTACGCCTCGATGGCCGAGGCCATCGCGCCGATGATCGACCTCACCTGGGGCCTGATGGCCGACAAGGTCATCATCGCCGTCGGCGAGATGAAGGGCGAGTACATCGAAGAGGCCATGATCCTGACGGCCAAGACCGGCACCTGCGTCGTCACCGGCATGGGCTCGATGATGGACGCCGACGTCAAGCTGAACCTCTTCCTGTTCACCATGTTGCAGAAGACGTTGAAGGGCAACATCTTCGGTGGCGGTAGCTCGCACATCGAGACGCCGCGGCTGGCCGCGCTGTACAAGTCCGGCCTGCTGAACATCGACGACATGATCACGCGGACCTACAAGCTCGAGGACATCAACCAGGGCTACCAGGACATGCTGGACGGCAACAACATTCGCGGCGTCGTCACCTTCGACGAGTCCGACTGGTAA
- a CDS encoding DUF4331 family protein, translated as MSNHFTGLSLGPPLGDQRLDLCDLYAFQSPADPARTVLILNANPNADALHPEAIYRLAIDNDGDLRNDIAFSYVFSEPDSGQQTVDVYLATGEAAESPEAVGDKIFEGVEVSFGKEPVIAHSGEYTFFAGARSDAFFFDFDGIKNLFDIRGGRNFTALHLTGEFPWTGVDSNTQANVCSMVLELPTAALGAAPDIRIWGRCSVRRDGTLLHVDRAGHPSVSSFFNTDDTKEEYNASEPEHDRDRWMPMFVHLLGHTGGYTDEEAVAAVDAEGILPDMLTFNPALPAKYPNGRVFTDDVIDYRLASLTKGDCPPSGLSPHTDTLQVFPYLGPPH; from the coding sequence ATGTCAAACCATTTCACGGGCCTCAGCCTCGGCCCGCCCCTGGGCGACCAGCGCCTGGACCTCTGCGATCTCTACGCCTTCCAATCACCGGCCGACCCGGCGCGCACGGTGCTGATCCTCAACGCCAACCCCAACGCCGACGCGCTGCATCCCGAGGCGATCTACCGGCTCGCCATCGACAACGACGGCGACCTGCGTAACGACATCGCGTTCAGCTATGTCTTCTCCGAACCGGACTCGGGACAGCAGACCGTCGATGTCTACCTGGCGACCGGAGAGGCCGCAGAATCACCGGAAGCGGTGGGCGACAAAATCTTCGAGGGCGTCGAGGTGTCGTTCGGCAAGGAGCCCGTGATCGCCCACTCAGGCGAATACACGTTCTTCGCCGGCGCCCGCAGCGATGCCTTCTTCTTCGACTTCGACGGCATCAAGAACCTGTTCGACATCAGGGGCGGCCGCAACTTCACCGCGCTCCACCTCACGGGCGAATTCCCCTGGACCGGAGTGGATTCCAACACGCAGGCCAACGTGTGCTCGATGGTCCTGGAACTGCCGACCGCGGCACTGGGCGCGGCACCGGACATCCGGATCTGGGGCCGCTGCAGCGTCCGCCGCGACGGCACGCTGCTGCACGTCGACCGGGCCGGGCACCCGTCGGTCAGTAGTTTCTTCAACACCGATGACACCAAAGAGGAGTACAACGCCAGCGAGCCGGAGCACGACCGGGACCGCTGGATGCCGATGTTCGTGCACCTCCTGGGACACACCGGTGGTTACACCGATGAGGAGGCCGTCGCCGCGGTCGACGCCGAGGGCATCCTGCCCGACATGCTGACGTTCAACCCAGCACTGCCGGCCAAGTACCCGAACGGGCGGGTGTTCACCGACGACGTCATCGATTACCGGCTGGCCTCGCTGACCAAAGGCGACTGCCCGCCGTCCGGCTTGAGCCCGCACACCGACACCCTGCAGGTCTTCCCGTATCTGGGTCCGCCGCACTAG
- a CDS encoding SDR family NAD(P)-dependent oxidoreductase, producing the protein MDINGASAVVTGGASGIGAAVARQLAAKGARVVIADLQAEKGEALAKEIGGVFVTVDVTNTEQIIDAVKTAADLGPLRALVNSAGVGWAQRTIGKDGEFESAHNLDLYKKVLDINLVGTFDCIRIAATQMSKNDFTEAGERGAIVNMTSVAAFDGQIGQAAYSSSKGGVVGLTLPVARDLSAVGIRVNTVAPGLIDTPIYGEGEASEAFKAKLGESVLFPHRLGKPDELASMVVELLTNSYMNAEVVRVDGGIRMPPK; encoded by the coding sequence GTGGATATCAATGGAGCTAGCGCGGTCGTCACCGGCGGCGCGTCAGGAATCGGTGCGGCTGTTGCCCGTCAGTTGGCCGCCAAGGGTGCCCGGGTCGTCATTGCCGACCTCCAGGCCGAGAAGGGCGAGGCGCTCGCCAAGGAGATCGGCGGCGTCTTCGTCACCGTCGACGTCACCAACACCGAGCAGATCATCGACGCGGTCAAGACCGCCGCTGACCTCGGCCCGCTGCGTGCCCTGGTGAACTCGGCCGGTGTCGGCTGGGCCCAGCGCACCATCGGCAAGGACGGCGAGTTCGAGTCGGCGCACAACCTGGACCTGTACAAGAAGGTTCTCGACATCAACCTGGTCGGCACCTTCGACTGCATCCGCATCGCCGCCACCCAGATGAGCAAGAACGACTTCACCGAGGCCGGTGAGCGTGGTGCCATCGTCAACATGACCAGCGTCGCGGCGTTCGACGGCCAGATCGGCCAGGCCGCGTACTCGTCGTCCAAGGGTGGCGTCGTGGGCCTGACCCTGCCGGTCGCCCGCGACCTGTCGGCTGTCGGCATCCGCGTGAACACCGTGGCCCCCGGCCTGATCGATACCCCGATTTATGGGGAAGGAGAGGCCTCCGAAGCATTTAAAGCCAAGCTCGGCGAGTCCGTGCTGTTCCCGCACCGCCTGGGCAAGCCCGACGAGCTGGCCTCCATGGTCGTCGAGCTGCTGACCAACTCGTACATGAACGCCGAGGTCGTCCGCGTCGATGGCGGCATCCGGATGCCTCCGAAGTAG
- a CDS encoding TIGR04338 family metallohydrolase: MTRDVQRSAVYAAEQFVRTLFDRAGERGNRAVEFFGTQLTLPPEARFGSLDAVRRYVDQVLAMPAVAERWPDAGAVAVRARRGVTAAHYESGAGGAVIAVPERQSTWALRELVVLHEVAHHLSAAVPPHGPVFTAAFCELADMVMGPEVGHILRVVYAKEGAR; the protein is encoded by the coding sequence GTGACCCGCGACGTACAACGGTCCGCGGTATACGCCGCTGAGCAGTTCGTGCGCACGTTGTTCGACCGCGCCGGGGAACGCGGCAACCGGGCGGTCGAGTTCTTCGGGACGCAGTTGACGTTGCCGCCCGAGGCGCGGTTCGGATCCCTCGACGCGGTGCGGCGCTATGTCGACCAGGTGTTGGCCATGCCGGCGGTGGCGGAACGGTGGCCCGACGCCGGTGCGGTGGCGGTGCGGGCGCGCCGGGGAGTGACGGCCGCGCACTACGAATCCGGTGCCGGTGGTGCGGTCATCGCCGTCCCCGAACGCCAATCCACCTGGGCGCTGCGGGAATTGGTCGTCCTGCACGAGGTGGCGCACCACCTGTCCGCCGCGGTGCCGCCGCACGGGCCGGTGTTCACCGCGGCATTCTGCGAGCTCGCTGACATGGTGATGGGCCCGGAGGTCGGGCACATCCTGCGGGTGGTGTACGCCAAAGAGGGCGCGCGCTAA
- a CDS encoding DUF4349 domain-containing protein, whose protein sequence is MSRMRFRPIAFLALLIASLWLVAGCSGSNNSARHSESAPAAAPLKGGAGADFKGGAPEAPAPPVDPARDVVKTASLILVAADPAAAADKATAIVDKAGGRVDERSDDAGSTSGRASVHLVLRVPANGLDAALASLKGLGTVQTLEVKTDDVTARRVDLDARITALKTSVDRLLAIMRDSKDPDALIKAEDALSSRQAELQSLQAQRDTLRDQITYSSVDVQITAERTGGPAPERYHGFFGQVERGWDTLWAFGSHLVLAFGFLLPWLIPLAVLGGALYVFVKWTGSRHKSSAPAEPDTPSEPTVDSPQ, encoded by the coding sequence ATGAGTCGCATGCGGTTCCGGCCGATCGCTTTTCTCGCCCTGTTGATCGCCTCATTGTGGTTGGTGGCCGGATGTAGCGGCAGCAACAACTCGGCGCGGCATTCCGAGTCCGCGCCGGCGGCGGCGCCGCTGAAGGGCGGGGCCGGGGCGGACTTCAAAGGCGGCGCCCCGGAGGCGCCCGCGCCGCCGGTAGATCCGGCGCGCGATGTCGTCAAGACCGCGTCACTGATCCTCGTTGCCGCCGACCCGGCAGCCGCGGCGGACAAGGCCACCGCCATCGTCGACAAAGCGGGTGGGCGGGTCGATGAGCGTTCGGACGACGCCGGGTCGACGTCCGGCCGCGCGAGCGTTCACCTGGTGCTGAGAGTTCCTGCCAACGGGCTCGACGCCGCCCTGGCCTCCCTCAAGGGCCTCGGGACGGTCCAGACGCTCGAGGTCAAGACCGACGACGTCACCGCACGCCGCGTCGACCTCGATGCCCGGATCACCGCGCTGAAGACGTCGGTGGACCGGCTGCTGGCCATCATGCGGGACTCGAAAGACCCCGATGCGCTGATCAAGGCCGAGGACGCGCTGTCGTCGCGGCAGGCCGAGCTGCAGAGCCTGCAAGCGCAGCGCGACACCCTCCGGGACCAGATCACCTACAGCTCCGTCGATGTCCAGATCACCGCTGAGCGCACCGGCGGTCCCGCGCCGGAGCGCTATCACGGCTTCTTCGGACAGGTTGAGCGAGGCTGGGACACGTTGTGGGCCTTCGGTTCTCACCTTGTCCTGGCATTCGGATTCCTGCTGCCGTGGCTGATTCCGCTCGCGGTCCTCGGCGGGGCGCTCTACGTCTTCGTCAAGTGGACCGGCTCGCGTCACAAGAGCAGCGCACCGGCAGAGCCCGATACGCCGTCGGAGCCCACTGTGGACTCACCGCAGTAG
- a CDS encoding O-methyltransferase codes for MTQPEPQAVDEMFNEVLHTEDDVLVTARQSAVTAGMPAIEVSAQHGKLLSLLATISGASRVLEIGTLAGYSTINLARGIGTEGRVTTLEYSPEHAAVARANFERAGVADQVEVLVGAALDTLPQLAERDEQFDFFFIDADKENNSAYVEWAVRLATPGAVIVVDNVTRMGRVLDPAADDLQAQGVRNMLELVGNHPRLEAAAIQTVGAKGWDGFAVARVGK; via the coding sequence ATGACTCAACCCGAACCGCAGGCTGTCGACGAGATGTTCAACGAGGTGCTGCACACCGAGGACGACGTGCTCGTCACGGCGCGTCAGTCCGCCGTGACGGCCGGTATGCCGGCCATCGAGGTATCCGCGCAGCACGGAAAGTTGTTGTCGCTGTTGGCGACCATCAGTGGCGCCAGCCGGGTGCTGGAGATCGGCACACTCGCGGGCTACAGCACCATCAACCTCGCGCGCGGCATCGGCACCGAGGGTCGCGTGACGACGTTGGAGTACTCCCCGGAACACGCCGCGGTCGCGCGCGCCAACTTCGAGCGCGCCGGCGTCGCGGATCAGGTGGAGGTACTGGTTGGAGCGGCGCTGGACACCCTGCCGCAGCTGGCGGAGCGCGACGAGCAGTTCGACTTCTTCTTCATCGACGCCGACAAGGAGAACAACAGCGCCTACGTCGAGTGGGCGGTGCGACTGGCGACGCCCGGCGCGGTGATCGTCGTCGACAACGTCACCCGGATGGGCCGGGTGCTCGATCCGGCCGCCGACGATCTGCAGGCGCAAGGCGTGCGCAACATGCTCGAGCTGGTGGGCAACCATCCGCGCCTGGAGGCCGCCGCCATCCAGACGGTCGGCGCCAAGGGCTGGGACGGCTTCGCCGTGGCCCGGGTGGGTAAGTAG
- a CDS encoding MarR family winged helix-turn-helix transcriptional regulator — translation MYFMWLTDDEQDLWRAYLAMSGRLQLALGRELQRDHGLSLADYDVLVALSELPDCRMGQLGTHLGWEQSRVSHQLARMRSRGLIERSGSSDDRRAAVVTLTAGGRDALESAAPGHAELVRSVVFAGMSRSQADALRRWTATVLQRLD, via the coding sequence ATGTATTTCATGTGGCTGACCGACGATGAGCAGGACCTCTGGCGCGCCTATCTGGCCATGAGCGGCCGCTTGCAGCTGGCGCTGGGCCGGGAGCTGCAGCGCGACCACGGATTGTCGCTGGCGGACTACGACGTACTGGTCGCCCTCAGCGAGTTACCGGACTGCCGCATGGGCCAGCTCGGTACCCATCTCGGGTGGGAGCAGAGCCGGGTATCGCATCAGCTGGCGCGCATGCGCTCGCGCGGGCTGATCGAGCGATCTGGGTCGAGTGACGACCGGCGAGCGGCCGTCGTCACACTCACCGCCGGGGGGCGCGACGCGCTCGAGTCCGCCGCACCCGGGCATGCCGAGTTGGTGCGCTCGGTGGTGTTCGCCGGCATGAGTCGGTCGCAGGCGGACGCGTTGCGGCGGTGGACGGCGACGGTGCTCCAGCGATTGGACTGA
- a CDS encoding sigma-70 family RNA polymerase sigma factor — protein sequence MSHPLRTLGQVSVLSDSTAADTSSRARDAFLVDAGRHRRELLAHCYRMTGSLHDAEDLVQETYLRAWKAYDNFEGKSSVRTWLYRIATNTCLTALEGRQRRPLPSGLGQPAADPQAEITERTDTAWLEPLPDVHDAPGDPQTIVGSRESVRLAFIAALQHLSPRQRAVLVLRDVLQWKAAEVGEAVGTSTAAVNSLLQRARAQLDAVGPSQDDVLVAPESDEARELLTKYVNAFESYDMDALVELFTADSVWEMPPFDTWYSGPRDIVELSRFKCPAEHPGDMRFVVTTANGQSAAGMYMRNPETGRHEAFQLHVLDIKPGGISHVVAFMDPTLFEKFGLPPHL from the coding sequence ATGTCACACCCGCTGCGTACGCTGGGTCAGGTGAGTGTCCTCAGCGATTCCACCGCAGCAGACACGTCGTCCCGGGCCCGTGATGCGTTCCTTGTCGACGCGGGGCGGCACCGGCGCGAGCTGCTGGCCCACTGTTACCGCATGACCGGTTCTCTGCACGATGCCGAGGACCTGGTGCAGGAGACCTACCTGCGCGCCTGGAAGGCCTACGACAACTTCGAGGGCAAGTCGTCGGTGCGGACCTGGCTGTACCGCATCGCCACCAACACCTGCCTGACCGCACTGGAGGGCCGTCAACGCCGGCCGTTGCCGTCCGGGCTCGGGCAGCCCGCGGCCGACCCGCAGGCCGAGATCACCGAGCGCACCGACACCGCCTGGCTCGAGCCGCTGCCCGACGTGCATGACGCACCGGGTGATCCGCAGACCATCGTCGGCTCCCGCGAGTCGGTCCGGCTGGCGTTCATTGCTGCGCTGCAACATCTTTCGCCGCGGCAGCGCGCCGTTCTCGTGCTACGCGACGTGCTGCAGTGGAAGGCCGCGGAGGTCGGCGAGGCCGTCGGAACGTCGACGGCGGCCGTCAACAGCCTGCTGCAACGGGCCCGCGCACAGCTCGACGCCGTCGGCCCCAGCCAGGACGACGTCCTCGTGGCCCCCGAGTCCGACGAAGCGCGTGAGCTTTTGACCAAGTACGTCAACGCCTTCGAGTCCTACGACATGGACGCCCTCGTCGAGCTGTTCACCGCCGACTCGGTATGGGAGATGCCGCCGTTCGACACCTGGTACTCCGGCCCACGGGACATCGTCGAGCTGTCCCGGTTCAAATGCCCCGCCGAGCACCCGGGCGACATGCGGTTCGTCGTCACCACCGCCAACGGGCAGTCCGCGGCGGGCATGTACATGCGCAATCCCGAGACCGGCCGGCACGAGGCGTTCCAGCTGCACGTGCTGGACATCAAGCCGGGCGGCATCTCGCACGTTGTCGCGTTCATGGACCCGACGCTTTTCGAGAAATTCGGGCTGCCCCCACACCTCTGA
- a CDS encoding alpha/beta hydrolase: MKWAVRLLVSLTVLAVAACGSDKAGGGDWVDEDVSFVADGLTIHGSYRHVPGAAAAPSVLLISESGQTDRNGDNAVAGKVGNMRQLAEYLSGKKVDSLRYDKVGTGKTGVGPHAQNLRDVGSAVYTAGAKAAVKFLSEQKGTDTARVSVYGLGEGTVHALALATDTSPGAPKIHSLALLQPLAGRYLDVITNRVRSSVDADVKAGAKTREQADQVLKEWTDAVATTRATGTPPAKLPEGLSAILNPANAKAVLEADAIDPLSLAAKLPNGTPVLLTCSDSDVQAFCDAEQPLIAALAHTALTVVPLKGVSHVLRDDPTDNVANYANKAPLSPQLTSALDGFVGK; encoded by the coding sequence GTGAAATGGGCTGTGCGCCTGCTGGTTTCGCTGACGGTGCTGGCGGTGGCGGCGTGCGGTTCGGACAAGGCCGGCGGCGGCGACTGGGTCGATGAGGACGTCAGCTTCGTCGCCGACGGCCTGACCATCCACGGCAGCTACCGCCATGTCCCCGGGGCCGCCGCGGCGCCGTCGGTGTTGCTGATCTCCGAGAGCGGCCAGACCGATCGCAACGGTGACAACGCCGTCGCCGGCAAGGTCGGCAACATGCGACAGCTCGCCGAGTACCTGTCCGGCAAGAAGGTCGACAGCCTGCGGTACGACAAGGTCGGCACCGGCAAGACCGGCGTCGGCCCGCACGCCCAGAACCTGCGCGACGTGGGCAGCGCCGTCTACACCGCCGGCGCGAAGGCGGCCGTGAAGTTCCTGTCCGAGCAGAAGGGCACAGACACCGCCCGAGTCTCGGTGTACGGGTTGGGTGAGGGCACCGTGCACGCGCTGGCGCTCGCGACCGACACCAGCCCGGGTGCCCCGAAGATCCACTCGCTCGCGCTGCTGCAGCCACTGGCCGGCCGGTATCTGGACGTCATCACCAACCGCGTGCGGTCGTCGGTCGACGCCGATGTGAAGGCCGGGGCGAAAACCCGCGAGCAGGCCGACCAGGTGCTGAAGGAGTGGACCGACGCCGTCGCGACGACGCGCGCCACCGGCACCCCGCCGGCCAAGCTGCCCGAAGGTCTGAGTGCCATCCTCAACCCTGCCAACGCCAAGGCGGTGCTGGAGGCCGACGCCATCGACCCGCTGTCCCTGGCGGCGAAGCTGCCGAACGGCACTCCCGTGCTGCTGACCTGTTCGGATTCGGACGTCCAGGCCTTCTGCGACGCGGAGCAGCCGCTGATCGCCGCGCTGGCGCACACCGCGCTGACGGTGGTTCCGCTGAAGGGCGTCAGTCACGTGCTGCGCGACGATCCGACCGACAACGTCGCCAACTACGCCAACAAGGCGCCGCTGTCGCCGCAGCTGACCAGCGCGTTGGACGGATTCGTCGGCAAGTAG
- a CDS encoding DUF2786 domain-containing protein translates to MSDDKMLARIAALLRQAENTDNPHEAEAFMTAAQRLATTTSIDLAVARAHSATRTAAQEPVQRTVTIGEAGTRGLRTFVQLFVLIARANDVKCDIASNSTFVYAYGFAEDIDATHALYASVVVQMVKSSDAYISTGAHRPTPTITARLNFQLAFGARVGQRLVDAREEARQAATAESADQPGTALALRNKDLELVSFYKKTSQARGSWRATSASAGYSSAARRAGDRAGRRARLGPSPELSGARTALER, encoded by the coding sequence ATGAGTGACGACAAGATGCTGGCCCGGATCGCGGCACTGCTGCGGCAGGCCGAGAACACCGACAACCCGCACGAGGCCGAGGCGTTCATGACGGCCGCGCAGCGGCTGGCCACCACCACGTCGATCGATCTGGCGGTGGCGCGGGCGCATTCAGCGACCCGGACCGCGGCGCAGGAGCCGGTGCAGCGCACCGTCACCATCGGCGAGGCGGGCACCCGCGGGCTGCGCACATTCGTGCAGTTGTTCGTGCTGATCGCGCGGGCCAACGACGTGAAATGCGATATCGCGTCCAACTCGACGTTCGTCTACGCCTACGGGTTCGCCGAGGACATCGACGCCACCCACGCCCTGTACGCCAGTGTGGTGGTGCAGATGGTCAAGTCGTCGGATGCCTACATCTCGACGGGTGCGCACCGGCCGACGCCGACCATCACTGCCCGGCTCAACTTCCAGCTGGCGTTCGGCGCGCGCGTCGGGCAGCGGTTGGTCGACGCGCGCGAGGAGGCCCGGCAGGCAGCGACGGCCGAGAGTGCCGACCAGCCCGGGACGGCGCTTGCGTTGCGCAACAAGGATCTCGAACTGGTGTCGTTCTACAAGAAGACGTCGCAGGCGCGGGGCAGCTGGCGGGCGACGAGTGCGTCGGCCGGCTACTCATCGGCAGCACGGCGGGCCGGGGACCGGGCGGGGCGCCGGGCCCGGCTGGGGCCGAGTCCCGAATTGTCCGGGGCGCGTACGGCTCTGGAGCGGTGA